The following proteins come from a genomic window of Clostridium cylindrosporum DSM 605:
- a CDS encoding NAD+ synthase gives MYNMKDVEKVAEELVNWIKEKVKDAGCKGVVLGISGGIDSAVVAAAAKRAFPEDTLGIIMPCKSSDKDEIDAMKVIDALNINYKKVVLDNVFDSFISEVDHTYDKMAIANIKPRLRMTTLYYYAAMKGYLVAGTGNKSELTVGYFTKHGDSGVDMLPIASFVKRDVFRLAEYFNIPEEIINKAPSAGLWEDQTDEDEMGITYKELDEYILTGDAKDEVKDKIDLLNYRSAHKRSYPPIFTPSK, from the coding sequence ATGTATAATATGAAGGATGTAGAAAAGGTAGCAGAAGAACTTGTAAACTGGATTAAGGAAAAGGTTAAAGATGCAGGGTGCAAAGGAGTAGTACTTGGTATAAGCGGAGGAATAGATTCTGCTGTTGTTGCAGCAGCAGCTAAAAGAGCATTTCCAGAGGATACATTAGGAATAATTATGCCATGTAAAAGTAGCGATAAGGATGAGATAGATGCTATGAAAGTTATTGATGCACTTAATATTAACTACAAAAAGGTAGTTCTTGATAATGTATTTGACAGCTTTATCTCTGAGGTGGACCATACATATGATAAAATGGCCATAGCAAATATTAAACCAAGACTAAGAATGACTACCCTTTATTACTATGCTGCTATGAAGGGATATTTAGTAGCTGGAACAGGTAACAAAAGTGAATTAACAGTAGGATATTTTACAAAGCATGGTGATAGTGGAGTAGATATGCTACCTATTGCTTCATTTGTAAAAAGAGATGTATTTAGACTTGCTGAATATTTTAATATACCAGAAGAAATTATTAATAAAGCACCATCAGCAGGACTTTGGGAAGACCAAACAGATGAGGATGAAATGGGTATAACATATAAGGAATTAGATGAGTACATATTAACAGGTGACGCAAAGGATGAGGTAAAGGATAAAATTGATTTATTAAACTATAGAAGTGCACATAAAAGAAGTTATCCACCTATTTTTACTCCTTCAAAATAA
- a CDS encoding nucleotidyltransferase domain-containing protein: MSKIREYQKAYEKALQSFRGCSHTLAVIVYGSIVNGDIWQESDIDFIVVTSEKDKMEILYTKAYGIYMHIKYISKEKFINNFESIVKGGTFHKAFSSGKLVYCNDCSIEELFHSTRFYSDRDRKIRNIDILSEMLNLMHYAKKFYFTKKYETAYELTLLVFKNFARLNMNLSGYITDKDVISIAINMNSSIENLFKTLVYDGDLEDRIITTLKYIESFIEKNIAEITEPIVEFIKNSKEACSVMDIQESKEFNCINKDLSLVIHEMAKNKVVWENTRDYKTQNGEFLIHEIVYSV; the protein is encoded by the coding sequence TTGTCTAAAATCAGAGAGTATCAAAAGGCATATGAAAAGGCGTTGCAGAGTTTTAGAGGTTGTTCCCATACGCTAGCTGTAATTGTTTATGGGAGTATAGTTAATGGGGATATCTGGCAGGAATCCGATATAGACTTTATAGTAGTAACTAGCGAAAAAGACAAAATGGAAATCCTTTATACAAAAGCCTATGGAATATATATGCATATAAAATATATATCAAAGGAAAAGTTTATTAATAACTTTGAAAGCATTGTAAAAGGTGGAACCTTTCACAAAGCTTTCTCAAGTGGAAAGCTTGTATATTGCAATGATTGTAGTATAGAGGAGTTATTTCACTCTACAAGATTTTATTCTGATAGGGATAGAAAAATAAGGAACATAGATATATTATCAGAAATGCTTAACTTAATGCATTATGCTAAGAAATTCTATTTTACTAAGAAATATGAAACTGCATATGAACTTACTTTACTTGTGTTTAAAAATTTTGCTAGGTTAAACATGAATTTAAGTGGATATATAACGGATAAAGATGTTATATCAATAGCAATTAACATGAATAGCAGTATAGAAAATCTTTTTAAAACTCTAGTTTACGATGGAGATTTAGAAGATAGGATAATAACAACACTTAAGTACATCGAAAGCTTTATTGAGAAAAATATAGCAGAGATAACAGAGCCCATTGTTGAATTTATAAAGAATAGTAAAGAGGCATGTTCTGTTATGGACATACAAGAAAGTAAGGAATTTAACTGCATTAATAAAGATTTAAGTCTTGTTATACATGAAATGGCTAAAAATAAGGTTGTATGGGAAAATACTAGAGATTATAAAACACAAAACGGTGAATTTTTAATCCATGAAATTGTATACAGTGTTTAG
- a CDS encoding DegV family protein produces the protein MQKVKIITDSSCDLDIDYLNEIGVEMSPLVTILEDGDFLDRVEITPGEFYKKLKNIKKLPTTSQSTPASFYKLFKEAIDNDMEVVCIAFSSKLSGTYQSAIIAKEMLNNDERVEVIDSLAASVGQGLIVEKAAFMAREGKNKDEIINEVIRMRGKMEHIIGVGSLDMLKLGGRISASQAVIGNLLSVKPILHFVDGAIFPLDKTRGKKGLIKKLIQILEEKGEDIKSNRIGISYSEDLEFARELENEIKEKLGIDNILISEIGSVIGSHVGPSTIALFFIRK, from the coding sequence ATGCAAAAAGTAAAGATAATTACAGATAGTTCATGTGATCTTGATATAGATTATCTAAATGAAATAGGCGTTGAAATGAGTCCACTAGTAACTATCTTAGAGGATGGGGATTTTTTAGATAGAGTTGAAATAACCCCAGGGGAATTTTATAAAAAGCTTAAAAACATAAAAAAGCTACCAACAACATCTCAGTCAACTCCAGCATCTTTTTATAAGTTGTTTAAGGAAGCAATCGATAATGACATGGAAGTTGTTTGTATAGCATTTTCATCTAAACTTAGCGGAACATATCAATCAGCAATAATTGCAAAGGAAATGCTTAATAATGATGAAAGAGTAGAGGTAATAGATTCTTTAGCTGCCTCTGTTGGACAAGGATTAATAGTAGAAAAGGCAGCATTTATGGCAAGAGAAGGCAAAAATAAAGATGAAATTATAAATGAAGTTATAAGAATGCGTGGCAAAATGGAGCACATCATTGGTGTAGGCTCTCTTGATATGCTAAAGTTAGGGGGAAGAATATCTGCATCTCAGGCGGTAATAGGGAATCTTCTAAGTGTAAAACCTATATTGCATTTTGTGGATGGAGCAATTTTCCCACTTGATAAAACTAGAGGAAAAAAAGGACTAATAAAAAAACTTATTCAAATTTTAGAGGAAAAAGGCGAAGATATAAAAAGTAATAGAATAGGTATTAGCTATTCTGAGGATTTGGAATTCGCAAGGGAACTTGAAAATGAAATAAAAGAAAAGCTTGGAATAGATAATATTCTTATATCTGAAATTGGGTCGGTTATAGGAAGTCATGTAGGGCCTTCAACTATTGCACTGTTCTTTATAAGAAAATAG
- the hflX gene encoding GTPase HflX produces the protein MIRGNLVGIKKTYIKLLDQIFDIHTDKNNIVDEEIVNIISSITSEINREVSVYINRRGKVVDVAVGDENSVNLEFVTERRSSEFLNGIRCIHTHPNGNGEVSSVDLTALVNMKFDLMVAIGVKNGTADNFSFSIIKPVEGKLSKESVYEGPFRIELLQSIDVLNVISYLEERLYDKVYTNFDNETEKVILVGTVSEDGYSSEESIEELEELANTAGAEVVAKVIQNKAKVDPSYYIGTGKVKEIALMRQTLMAHTVIFDDELSGAQVRNLEEALGCKVIDRTTLILDIFAQRAISKEGKLQVELAQLKYRLPRLIGLGGSLSRTGGGIGTRGPGEKKLEIDRRRIKRELIDLERQLKDVKKTRQLQRERRKSKEIPVISLVGYTNVGKSTIRNKLCDMAGVEKEKVLEANMLFATLDTTTRSIELPSGKECLISDTVGFIRKLPHDLVEAFKSTLEEIVYSNLVIHVADASSENVVAQIDTVNGVLKDIGAEDKELLLVLNKVDKASDEAMSIIRAKYPDAIYISAKQGINLDLLLKSVEESVYKSFIQAKLLVPYTDSRVISYLHNNKCVESEEYTEDGVEVFVNTTQDILGRVREFIVQ, from the coding sequence ATGATAAGAGGAAATCTTGTAGGTATAAAGAAAACATATATAAAGTTATTAGACCAGATCTTTGATATACACACAGATAAAAATAATATAGTAGATGAAGAAATTGTAAATATTATTTCTTCAATAACAAGTGAAATAAATAGAGAAGTTTCAGTTTATATAAATAGAAGAGGTAAAGTTGTTGATGTAGCAGTTGGTGATGAAAACTCAGTAAATTTAGAGTTTGTAACTGAAAGAAGGTCTAGTGAGTTTCTAAATGGTATTAGGTGTATACATACCCATCCAAATGGTAATGGAGAGGTTTCAAGTGTAGATCTTACTGCACTTGTTAACATGAAGTTTGATCTTATGGTTGCAATTGGTGTAAAGAATGGTACAGCTGACAACTTTTCTTTTTCAATTATAAAGCCAGTGGAGGGCAAACTTTCTAAAGAGTCTGTTTATGAGGGACCATTTAGAATAGAACTACTGCAGTCAATTGATGTACTAAATGTAATATCTTATCTAGAGGAGAGACTATATGATAAGGTTTATACAAATTTTGATAATGAAACTGAGAAGGTTATTTTAGTTGGTACAGTAAGTGAAGATGGTTATTCTTCAGAGGAGTCTATTGAAGAGCTTGAGGAGCTTGCTAATACTGCAGGAGCAGAAGTAGTAGCTAAGGTAATACAAAACAAGGCAAAGGTTGACCCTTCATATTACATAGGTACTGGAAAAGTTAAAGAGATTGCACTAATGCGCCAAACCCTTATGGCTCATACTGTAATTTTTGATGATGAGTTAAGTGGAGCACAGGTTAGAAATCTTGAGGAGGCCCTAGGATGTAAGGTAATAGACAGAACTACCTTAATACTTGATATATTTGCCCAAAGAGCTATTTCTAAGGAAGGAAAACTTCAAGTAGAACTTGCTCAGCTTAAATACAGACTTCCAAGGCTTATAGGACTTGGAGGAAGCCTATCTAGAACAGGTGGGGGAATAGGAACAAGAGGTCCAGGAGAAAAGAAGCTTGAAATAGATAGAAGAAGGATAAAAAGAGAGCTAATAGATCTTGAAAGACAGCTAAAGGATGTTAAGAAAACAAGACAACTTCAAAGAGAGAGAAGAAAGTCAAAGGAGATTCCTGTTATTTCATTAGTTGGATATACTAACGTTGGTAAGTCTACAATAAGAAATAAGTTGTGTGATATGGCTGGAGTAGAAAAGGAAAAGGTTTTAGAGGCGAATATGCTTTTTGCAACCCTTGATACAACCACAAGATCAATTGAACTTCCTTCAGGTAAAGAATGTCTAATATCAGATACTGTAGGATTTATTAGAAAGCTTCCACATGATTTAGTAGAGGCGTTTAAATCTACTCTAGAAGAAATAGTATATAGTAATCTTGTTATACATGTTGCAGATGCATCAAGTGAAAATGTAGTTGCACAAATAGATACTGTAAATGGAGTACTAAAGGATATTGGAGCAGAAGATAAAGAATTACTACTTGTACTTAATAAAGTAGATAAAGCAAGTGATGAGGCAATGTCTATTATAAGGGCTAAATATCCTGATGCTATATACATATCTGCTAAACAAGGTATTAACCTAGATCTTTTATTAAAGTCAGTTGAGGAGAGTGTTTATAAAAGTTTTATACAAGCAAAGCTTTTAGTACCATACACAGACTCTAGGGTAATTTCATATCTTCATAATAATAAATGTGTAGAGAGTGAAGAATATACTGAGGATGGAGTAGAAGTTTTTGTTAATACTACTCAGGATATTTTAGGTAGAGTAAGGGAATTTATTGTACAATAG
- the hpt gene encoding hypoxanthine phosphoribosyltransferase, translating into MENKKENILFSKEEIADRISEISKVISEDYKDKKLYVLSLLRGSFIFAADLVRELSVPVNIGFMSTSSYGHGEVSTGDVKVVQDISDNIEGYDVLIVDDIVDTGTTMKFIKEYLTKYNPASIKSCVLLDKPSRRKVDIDPDYTCFTIEDVFVVGYGLNYGDYYRNIPYVFNWESK; encoded by the coding sequence ATGGAAAATAAAAAAGAAAATATTCTTTTTTCAAAGGAAGAAATTGCTGATAGAATTTCTGAAATATCTAAGGTGATTTCAGAAGACTATAAAGATAAAAAGCTTTATGTACTTTCACTACTACGTGGAAGCTTTATATTTGCTGCGGATTTAGTTAGAGAACTTAGCGTTCCTGTTAATATAGGATTTATGTCTACATCAAGCTATGGGCATGGAGAAGTATCAACTGGGGATGTTAAGGTAGTTCAAGATATCTCAGACAATATTGAAGGATATGATGTACTTATAGTTGATGACATAGTTGATACAGGAACAACAATGAAATTTATAAAAGAATACTTAACTAAGTATAATCCTGCTAGTATCAAGTCATGTGTGTTACTTGACAAACCTAGTAGAAGAAAAGTAGATATAGACCCTGACTATACTTGTTTTACTATAGAAGATGTTTTTGTAGTTGGTTATGGACTAAATTATGGTGATTATTATAGAAATATCCCTTATGTATTTAATTGGGAATCAAAATAA
- a CDS encoding DUF1858 domain-containing protein yields the protein MITKDMNIIDIVNKFPETVEVFTKYGMGCFGCMAARFENLEQGALAHGIDVDALVADLNEATK from the coding sequence ATGATAACAAAGGACATGAATATTATTGATATCGTTAACAAATTCCCTGAAACTGTTGAAGTTTTCACTAAGTATGGAATGGGATGTTTCGGATGTATGGCTGCTAGATTCGAAAATTTAGAGCAAGGTGCTTTAGCTCACGGAATTGATGTTGATGCTTTAGTTGCAGATCTAAACGAAGCTACAAAGTAA
- a CDS encoding YebC/PmpR family DNA-binding transcriptional regulator: protein MSGHSKWANIKNKKGKQDAIRGKIFTKIGKEIAVAVKEGGSSPESNTRLRDAIAKAKANNMPSDNITRAIKKAAGELGAVNYEEIVYEGYGPGGTAVIVNALTDNRNRTASEVRHAFDKFGGNLGTTGCVSFMFEKKGLIVVEKSDEIDEDDLMMSALDIGAEDFSSEEDVYEIITSPEDFSKVREELEAKGITFVSAEVSMLPSTTTKIEGDDLVKFLKMLDKFDDDEDVQGYWHNAEFDEE from the coding sequence ATGTCAGGTCACTCAAAATGGGCTAACATAAAGAATAAGAAGGGTAAGCAAGATGCTATTAGAGGTAAAATCTTTACTAAGATAGGTAAGGAAATAGCAGTTGCAGTTAAAGAAGGTGGATCAAGTCCGGAATCCAATACAAGACTTAGAGACGCTATAGCAAAGGCAAAGGCAAATAACATGCCATCTGATAATATAACTAGAGCTATAAAGAAGGCAGCTGGTGAACTTGGAGCTGTAAACTATGAAGAAATAGTTTATGAAGGATATGGACCAGGAGGAACTGCGGTTATAGTAAATGCATTAACAGACAATAGAAATAGAACTGCATCAGAGGTAAGACATGCATTTGATAAGTTTGGTGGTAACCTTGGAACTACAGGATGCGTTTCATTTATGTTCGAGAAAAAAGGTCTTATAGTTGTTGAAAAGTCAGATGAAATAGATGAAGATGATTTAATGATGTCTGCATTAGACATTGGGGCTGAGGATTTTTCATCTGAGGAGGATGTTTATGAAATAATTACTTCCCCTGAAGACTTTTCTAAGGTTCGTGAAGAGTTAGAGGCTAAGGGTATAACTTTTGTTTCAGCTGAGGTTTCAATGTTACCTTCAACTACAACAAAGATTGAAGGAGATGACCTTGTTAAATTCCTAAAGATGCTTGATAAGTTTGACGATGATGAAGATGTTCAAGGATATTGGCATAATGCTGAATTTGATGAAGAATAA
- a CDS encoding CCA tRNA nucleotidyltransferase, translating into MKIYMPSSCKNIINTFYNNGYEAFIVGGCVRDALMGRKANDYDITTNSTPDITIKLFENTHKVIVTGEKHGTITLIDKNDGEVYEVTTYRIDGEYKDSRRPENVEFTSSLREDLLRRDFTINAMAYNERLGLVDYFNGGEDLNNKIIKCVGNPEHRFNEDALRILRALRFKAQLNFDIDNSALESIKILSYKLNDISVERIREEFNKMILSNPYIVNDLYKLQVLEYILPELKLIYDKFIGNESIINYINIILNSVNLLNKDICLRYALLLHGFKRLELDYRKESYSFDSNKILKRLKYDNKTINKVDKIIEYLDITIEDEYYNIKKILNSIGEDVLRSILKIKKIEHTYLDFILGDTKLENILEVENKLNNIIENSECYSIKDLKITGNDIINIGCAKGKKVGEVLEMLLEMVLRNPDINSHNRLLCEAKKIIN; encoded by the coding sequence ATGAAGATCTATATGCCAAGTAGCTGTAAGAATATAATAAATACTTTTTATAATAATGGATATGAGGCATTTATAGTTGGCGGGTGTGTAAGAGATGCTTTAATGGGAAGAAAGGCTAATGACTATGATATTACTACAAATAGTACTCCAGATATAACTATAAAGCTATTTGAAAATACACATAAAGTAATTGTTACAGGTGAGAAGCATGGGACAATTACATTAATTGATAAAAATGATGGTGAAGTTTATGAGGTTACTACATATAGAATAGATGGTGAGTATAAAGATAGCAGAAGGCCAGAGAATGTAGAATTTACTTCTTCCCTTAGAGAAGACCTTTTAAGACGGGACTTTACTATAAATGCAATGGCATATAACGAAAGACTAGGCTTAGTTGATTATTTTAATGGAGGAGAAGATTTAAATAATAAAATAATTAAGTGTGTTGGAAATCCAGAGCATCGTTTTAATGAGGATGCACTTAGAATTCTTAGAGCACTAAGATTTAAAGCACAACTAAACTTTGATATAGATAATAGCGCATTAGAATCTATTAAAATCCTGTCCTATAAATTAAATGATATTTCAGTTGAAAGAATAAGAGAAGAGTTTAATAAGATGATACTTTCAAATCCATATATAGTAAATGATCTATATAAATTACAGGTTTTAGAGTACATTTTACCTGAGTTAAAGCTAATATATGATAAGTTTATTGGTAATGAAAGCATAATTAATTATATTAACATAATACTTAATTCAGTAAACCTATTAAATAAAGATATATGCTTAAGATATGCGCTTTTACTTCATGGTTTTAAAAGATTAGAATTAGATTATAGAAAAGAATCCTATAGCTTTGATTCAAATAAAATCCTTAAAAGATTAAAATATGATAATAAAACAATAAATAAAGTGGATAAGATTATAGAGTATTTAGATATTACTATAGAAGATGAATACTATAACATTAAAAAGATTTTAAATTCTATTGGAGAAGATGTTTTAAGAAGTATTCTAAAAATAAAAAAAATAGAGCATACATATCTTGATTTTATTTTAGGCGATACTAAATTAGAAAACATATTGGAAGTTGAGAATAAGTTAAATAACATTATAGAAAATAGTGAATGTTACAGTATAAAGGATTTGAAAATAACTGGAAATGATATTATAAATATAGGTTGTGCTAAAGGCAAAAAGGTTGGAGAAGTTCTAGAGATGCTTTTAGAGATGGTTTTAAGAAATCCAGATATAAATTCACATAATAGGTTATTATGTGAAGCTAAAAAGATTATTAATTAG
- a CDS encoding peptidylprolyl isomerase, whose amino-acid sequence MENKVLAVVNGKEITEATLNSALAKFPPERRSQLTSGEGKKYLLDQVIAWELLYTYALDEGLENREEFKTQIEEAKREILSQIAVNDIISNIKVSNEEVEEYYNANKEKFTEDAKVKASHILVDSEEKANEIVEEIKSGLSFKDAADKYSSCPSKAQGGSLGSFGRGMMVPEFEEAAFALELGKVSEPVKTQFGYHIIVVEEKLPAREKSLQEVDAQIMSMLIQQKQGSSYMNLIEGLKSKYSLEIK is encoded by the coding sequence ATGGAAAATAAGGTTTTAGCTGTTGTAAATGGGAAAGAGATAACTGAGGCAACTCTTAATTCTGCTCTTGCAAAATTTCCACCTGAAAGAAGATCACAACTTACTTCTGGGGAAGGAAAGAAGTACCTTTTAGATCAAGTTATTGCATGGGAACTTCTATATACATATGCTTTAGATGAAGGATTAGAAAATAGAGAAGAATTCAAAACTCAAATTGAAGAAGCTAAAAGAGAAATTTTATCTCAAATAGCTGTTAATGATATTATTTCAAATATTAAGGTATCAAATGAAGAAGTTGAAGAATATTACAACGCTAATAAAGAAAAGTTTACAGAAGATGCAAAGGTTAAAGCTAGCCACATACTAGTAGATTCAGAGGAAAAGGCTAATGAAATAGTTGAAGAAATTAAGTCAGGACTTAGCTTTAAGGATGCTGCTGATAAGTATTCATCATGTCCATCAAAGGCTCAAGGAGGTTCACTTGGAAGTTTTGGACGTGGAATGATGGTTCCAGAATTTGAAGAAGCGGCATTTGCACTAGAGCTTGGAAAGGTTAGCGAGCCAGTTAAGACTCAATTTGGATATCATATTATAGTAGTAGAAGAAAAGCTACCAGCTAGAGAAAAGTCACTACAAGAAGTAGATGCACAAATAATGAGTATGCTAATACAACAAAAGCAAGGAAGTAGCTATATGAATCTAATAGAAGGACTTAAGAGTAAGTATAGTTTAGAAATAAAGTAA
- a CDS encoding YigZ family protein — protein MLSEDYTILKNLEVSFEEKKSQFICNIKRISNEKEAMEFVGEIKEKYKDARHNVFAYVTNNRISMRYSDDGEPQGTAGPPVLEVLKREQLNDVVVVVTRYFGGIMLGAGGLIRAYGASCKQGIDAGIKVKRLEGCRFNITCDYEKYGKINNYLQALNIKIEEVNFLENVTIDVISLKKDFDSIKNEIIEMMNGNNIISEEKTVQCFVDENEVLMEV, from the coding sequence TTGTTAAGTGAAGATTATACTATATTAAAAAATTTAGAAGTATCATTTGAAGAGAAAAAATCTCAATTTATATGCAATATTAAAAGAATATCAAATGAAAAAGAGGCTATGGAATTTGTAGGAGAGATTAAAGAAAAGTACAAGGATGCTAGACATAATGTATTTGCATATGTAACTAATAATAGGATATCTATGAGATATTCTGATGATGGAGAACCTCAGGGAACAGCAGGGCCTCCAGTTCTTGAAGTGCTTAAAAGAGAGCAGCTTAATGATGTTGTAGTTGTTGTAACTAGGTATTTTGGTGGTATAATGCTTGGTGCAGGTGGACTTATTCGTGCATATGGAGCATCTTGTAAGCAGGGAATTGATGCTGGAATTAAGGTTAAAAGGCTTGAAGGGTGCAGATTCAATATAACATGTGATTATGAAAAGTACGGAAAAATAAATAACTATCTTCAAGCACTTAACATAAAGATTGAAGAGGTTAACTTTCTTGAAAATGTAACAATAGATGTTATTTCATTGAAAAAAGACTTTGATTCAATAAAAAATGAAATAATAGAAATGATGAATGGAAATAATATAATATCAGAGGAAAAAACGGTTCAGTGTTTTGTAGATGAAAATGAGGTTTTAATGGAGGTTTAA
- a CDS encoding HEAT repeat domain-containing protein has protein sequence MKKLCWENINDLSSEDVSYLLYKEGKDIKAISIIRNLSKIEVEKHIIHSKIKYKIYKNGTDEKSILNSLMNCPKDERLSIISKMEKTEIMNIESYVINNIFNASQKECAFYIWFLGEIKSQRGIDRIITFLRCNDGTIKRMCCSAIGKIGSIKGEDALILALKENRSQVKEYAIKALGNIKSEKSLPYLEKISNSSDKEYVKLSAIKAIEAIKNGGLEIVK, from the coding sequence ATGAAAAAATTATGCTGGGAAAATATTAATGATTTATCATCGGAGGATGTATCGTATCTTCTTTATAAAGAGGGTAAAGATATAAAGGCAATATCAATTATAAGAAATCTATCTAAGATAGAAGTTGAAAAACATATTATACACTCAAAAATCAAATATAAAATATACAAAAATGGTACAGATGAAAAAAGTATATTAAACTCTCTAATGAATTGTCCAAAGGACGAGAGATTAAGTATTATATCTAAAATGGAAAAGACAGAAATTATGAATATTGAAAGTTATGTAATTAATAATATTTTTAATGCATCCCAAAAAGAGTGTGCATTTTATATATGGTTTCTAGGAGAAATAAAAAGCCAAAGAGGAATTGACCGCATTATTACTTTTTTAAGATGTAATGATGGAACTATAAAAAGAATGTGCTGTTCAGCTATAGGTAAGATAGGAAGTATAAAGGGTGAGGATGCTCTTATTTTAGCACTTAAAGAAAATAGGTCTCAAGTTAAAGAGTATGCAATAAAAGCTCTTGGAAACATTAAAAGTGAAAAGTCTCTTCCATATCTTGAAAAGATCTCAAATTCATCAGATAAAGAATATGTAAAGCTTTCGGCAATTAAAGCTATAGAGGCGATAAAAAATGGGGGGCTAGAAATTGTTAAGTGA
- a CDS encoding PLP-dependent aminotransferase family protein, protein MAFHEFIQLDKNSPEAMYIQIYNEIKKFIENGSLKPHEKLPAIRNLGSKLSVNNVTIVNAYKMLEQNGLVYSKVGSGTFVKGDDNLSNVEDKENIKKSLTGPKEGTVHENKSEINFATLTPDPVYFPVQEFKEAMNEVLDRDGGYAFAYQEAKGYYPLRESLRDYIINRKVNTDIEDIHIISGAQQGIDIVSKALINFNDTIVVESPTYTGALAAFRSRGANIIEVPIISGGMDLELLEEALKKYSPKLIYVMTSFQNPTGISYSDEKKQGLLFLAKKYNTYILEDDYLPELKFSGKETYPVKAIDTEDRVIYLKSFSKIFMPGIRLGFLAVPKSLTSNIMSAKHTSDISTSSLMQRTFDLYIRKKKWQGHIERMSKIYKNKYDITIKALREVTPFIEFDNPEGGIHIYCKSDMDSLMLGSIIKQRGASVVPGRVFYLDNREDTHFRLSFAAVEDDKIEEGIKIIRNAYMDLKNLNSGNLFPYL, encoded by the coding sequence TTGGCTTTTCATGAATTTATACAATTAGATAAAAATAGCCCTGAGGCTATGTACATCCAAATATACAATGAAATAAAAAAGTTTATAGAAAATGGCAGCTTAAAGCCACATGAGAAGCTACCTGCAATAAGAAATTTAGGGTCTAAACTTTCAGTTAATAATGTTACTATAGTTAATGCTTATAAAATGCTTGAGCAAAATGGATTGGTTTACTCTAAGGTTGGAAGTGGCACCTTTGTTAAGGGTGATGATAATTTATCAAATGTAGAAGATAAAGAAAATATAAAGAAAAGTTTAACTGGACCTAAGGAAGGAACAGTTCATGAGAATAAATCTGAAATAAATTTTGCAACTTTAACTCCGGACCCTGTTTATTTCCCAGTTCAGGAGTTTAAGGAAGCTATGAATGAGGTTCTAGATAGAGATGGTGGTTATGCCTTTGCATATCAAGAGGCTAAGGGTTATTATCCACTTAGAGAGTCACTAAGGGACTATATAATTAATAGAAAAGTAAATACGGATATAGAGGATATACATATTATTTCAGGTGCACAGCAGGGAATAGATATCGTGTCTAAGGCATTAATAAACTTTAATGATACAATAGTTGTTGAAAGTCCAACATATACAGGGGCTCTTGCTGCCTTTAGATCAAGGGGAGCTAATATTATCGAGGTTCCAATCATTAGTGGAGGTATGGATTTAGAGCTTTTAGAAGAAGCACTTAAAAAATATTCTCCAAAGCTAATATATGTAATGACAAGTTTTCAAAATCCTACGGGAATATCATATAGTGACGAGAAGAAACAAGGACTATTGTTCCTTGCTAAGAAATATAATACCTATATTCTAGAGGATGACTATCTTCCAGAATTAAAGTTTAGTGGAAAAGAAACATACCCAGTTAAAGCGATAGATACAGAGGATAGGGTTATATATCTAAAGAGTTTTTCAAAAATATTTATGCCTGGGATTAGACTAGGATTTCTCGCTGTACCAAAGTCTTTAACTTCTAACATAATGTCAGCAAAGCACACAAGTGATATATCTACATCAAGTCTTATGCAAAGAACATTTGACCTTTATATTAGAAAGAAAAAGTGGCAAGGTCATATAGAACGCATGAGTAAAATATATAAAAATAAGTATGATATAACAATAAAGGCTTTAAGAGAGGTTACTCCTTTTATTGAGTTTGATAACCCAGAGGGTGGAATTCATATATATTGTAAGTCAGATATGGATTCATTGATGCTTGGAAGTATAATCAAGCAAAGAGGTGCATCTGTTGTACCAGGTAGGGTTTTTTATCTTGATAATAGGGAAGATACCCACTTTAGACTAAGTTTTGCAGCTGTAGAGGATGATAAGATAGAAGAGGGAATAAAAATTATAAGAAATGCTTATATGGACTTGAAGAATTTAAATTCAGGAAATCTATTTCCTTATCTTTAA